The following proteins come from a genomic window of Pocillopora verrucosa isolate sample1 chromosome 6, ASM3666991v2, whole genome shotgun sequence:
- the LOC131783570 gene encoding BOS complex subunit NOMO3, with the protein MAPSPTVALVSKMLSFSRLILFSVLIVVLRYSSSTKAQDVVGCGGFVQSDVDINYSLIQMKLLTKQGIIKSQTECAPNNGYFLIPLYDKGVFMLKIEPPVGWSFDPNSVELNIDGTTDKCSKGEDINFVFTGFTLSGKVVSKGRGLGPSGVEISLQESAGDKQRKTVTAEGGFFSFSQVMPGKYHVKASHSSWTFENAEAEVTVESSNVDVVDKIVVSGYDVKGHVLSDGEPIQDVGFLLFSKSVTQKNFPGCEDIPPDVVEIIKTKMEVDVPLCRVKSGVDGLFVFPSIPSGEYTLVPYYQGELITFDVVPSKLTFSVNYKSVVLKTPFQVHGFSVTGQVLTAEGQGIADVSITAGEEITAKTTAEGVYVLNNVTAGAYTIQASKEHFFFNSIKVQVTPNTPRLPEITPQAYHLCGALKFDEFPPGVTQLKGRKMILQTEGASIATRSMSTSVDESGNFCFKVSPGTHTIQPIITMQEVAAGLALTPKEQVVTIKNSPVLGITFSQFRATVTGTVKCIGGSCSGVSVTLQSVSNPGLPKAEVQVAETSFIFKDVFPGKYKVSVLEESWCWESSSFEFQVSEADVSDLQFVQSGYILKCILSHDITLFFSLESHKEMVDSFDLPKGTKTFCLKEPGVYNLMPRSCHQFEQEVFKYNTSAPSVLTLTAIKHLLSGTVKTQEPMSDITIKIRSLKSKEVTILGPLKPESNEKKDSSDANSSKPDEEKQQLSYNFSHWARRGEEFEITPVSSELLFYPENKLVTISDDCPAAWAEFEGRKGVFIEGQITPPLSGVQIVISSGGEQPITDIKVETDTNGKYRVGPLHGGVEYSLAASKAGFVLSPAAGKKGDFQALKLGQIDITVTDEDGQPLSAVLLSLSAGQFRSNNLTLENGSMVFANLGPGQYFFRPMLKEYTFTPPSQMIDVGEGSIVQLQVKGKRVAFSCFGAISSLNGEPEKGVAVEAIGLESCESFQEETVSDQDGQYRLRGLQPGCMYRVRVKIGDSNPHIERASPSFIDIQVSSTDLQNVNMIAFRHINQFEITGNVDTDSKFVSSLKVTLSPESNPETPVFTTPVSVASYFQFPSVPNDGQVYIVRLESSLSSLNYQYIRPESTVTATGVRAHVTFKFEPQPRKVEPEPSQGSFLTLPLLVILIVLAVNHNKLIPFIQQVPQFIQGVSADQLQAQFEDPYRNKKKPKDTRRR; encoded by the exons ATGGCGCCTTCACCTACAGTGGCTCTTGTAAGCAAAATGTTGTCGTTTTCTCGCCTGATTCTTTTCTCGGTGCTTATCGTTGTATTAAGGTACTCGTCGTCAACGAAAGCTCAAGATGTTGTCGGTTGCGGAGGATTCGTTCAATCAGACGTGGACATCAACTACTCTCTTATACAG ATGAAGCTGTTAACCAAGCAGGGAATCATCAAGTCTCAAACAGAATGTGCACCAAACAATGGCTACTTTCTCATTCCATTGTATGACAAG GGAGTATTTATGTTGAAAATTGAGCCTCCTGTTGGTTGGAGTTTTG ATCCAAACAGTGTGGAATTAAACATAGATGGTACCACAGATAAATGTAGCAAAGGAGAGGACATAAACTTTGTGTTTACTGGTTTCACACTCTCTGGAAAG GTTGTCAGTAAAGGTAGAGGACTTGGACCATCTGGAGTGGAAATTTCTCTGCAGGAATCAGCAG gtgaTAAACAAAGGAAGACAGTCACTGCAGAAGGAGGATT TTTCAGTTTTTCTCAAGTCATGCCTGGAAAATACCATGTAAAGGCTAGCCACTCCTCATGGACTTTTGAAAAT GCTGAAGCAGAAGTGACAGTGGAGTCCAGCAATGTTGATGTTGTTGATAAGATAGTAGTTTCAGGATATGATGTTAAA GGTCATGTTTTGAGTGATGGTGAACCTATTCAAGATGTTGGATTTCTTCTGTTCTCTAAATCTGTAACCCAAAAG AACTTTCCTGGATGTGAAGATATCCCCCCTGACGTAGTAGAgatcattaaaacaaaaatggagGTTGATGTGCCTCTTTGCCGTGTCAAGTCTGGTGTTGATGGACTGTTTGTCTTCCCCAGCATTCCGAGTGGAGAGTACACactg gtTCCATATTACCAAGGAGAACTCATAACATTTGATGTGGTTCCCTCAAAGCTTACTTTCTCTGTCAATTACAAAAGTGTTGTGTTAAAG ACTCCATTCCAAGTGCATGGATTTTCTGTTACTGGTCAAGTTCTTACAGCAGAG GGGCAAGGTATTGCAGATGTGAGCATTACAGCTGGTGAAGAAATTACTGCAAAAACAACTGCAGAAGGTGTTTATGTGTTAAATAATGTTACAGCTGGAGCTTACACTATTCAG GCAAGCAAAGAACACTTCTTTTTCAACTCCATTAAAGTTCAAGTGACTCCAAACACTCCTAGGCTACCAGAGATAACTCCACAAGC ATATCATTTGTGTGGGGCTCTTAAATTTGATGAGTTTCCTCCTGGAGTCACTCAG TTGAAAGGACGTAAAATGATTCTACAAACAGAAGGAGCTTCGATTGCCACAAGGTCAATGTCTACCTCAGTTGATGAAAGTGGCAACTTTTGCTTTAAAGTATCACCAGGGACTCATACGATTCAG CCAATAATAACCATGCAAGAAGTCGCCGCTGGCTTGGCATTGACCCCCAAAGAACAAGTAGTGACAATAAAGAACAGTCCCGTTCTTGGTATAACATTCTCACAGTTCAGGGCAACTGTTACTGGGACTGTCAAGTGTATTG GTGGCTCTTGTAGCGGAGTATCTGTTACACTTCAATCAGTGTCAAATCCAGGCCTTCCAAAAGCAGAAGTCCAG GTGGCTGAAACTTCTTTTATCTTTAAAGATGTCTTTCCTGGAAAATATAAAG TGTCAGTGTTAGAGGAATCTTGGTGCTGGGAAAGTTCATCGTTTGAGTTCCAAGTATCTGAAGCAGACGTCTCTGACCTTCAGTTTGTACAGTCTGGATATATTTTAAAGTGTATCCTATCTCATGACATAACATTG TTTTTCTCACTTGAGTCTCACAAAGAAATGGTGGACTCCTTTGACTTACCAAAGGGAACCAAGACTTTCTGTCTGAAGGAGCCAG GAGTTTACAACCTGATGCCACGTTCATGCCATCAGTTTGAGCAAGAAGTGTTCAAGTATAATAC CTCTGCGCCATCTGTGTTGACACTGACAGCCATCAAACATTTGCTCTCTGGCACAGTCAAGACTCAAGAACCTATGAGtgacattacaataaaaatCAG GTCCCTGAAGTCCAAAGAAGTCACCATCCTTGGACCACTGAAACCGgaatcaaatgaaaagaaagattctAGTGATGCAAACAGTAGCAAACCAGACGAGGAAAAACAACAGCTTTCATACAACTTTTCACATTGGGCAAG gcgcGGCGAGGAATTTGAAATTACCCCGGTGTCTTCTGAACTGTTGTTCTACCCTGAGAATAAACTTGTCACCATCTCTG ATGACTGTCCGGCAGCATGGGCTGAGTTTGAAGGAAGAAAGGGTGTGTTCATTGAGGGACAAATCACCCCTCCCCTAAGTGGCGTGCAGATTGTCATTTCCTCAGGCGGAGAGCAGCCGATTACCGATATTAAAGTGGAAACAGACACGAATGGAAAATATAG GGTGGGTCCCTTGCATGGTGGCGTTGAATACTCGCTG GCTGCGAGCAAAGCAGGTTTTGTACTCAGTCCTGCGGCTGGCAAGAAGGGAGATTTTCAAGCGCTGAAGCTTGGGCAGATTGACATTACG GTGACAGATGAAGACGGCCAGCCATTATCAGCAGTTCTTCTGTCACTCAGTGCAGGACAGTTTCGCAGTAACAATCTCACTCTGGAAAATGGCTCCATGGTCTTCGCCAACTTG GGCCCAGGACAATACTTTTTCCGTCCGATGTTAAAGGAATACACCTTCACGCCTCCTTCGCAG ATGATTGATGTGGGTGAAGGTTCAATTGTTCAACTGCAGGTCAAAGGAAAAAGAGTTGCgtttag CTGTTTTGGGGCGATTTCCTCGCTAAATGGTGAACCAGAGAAAGGCGTGGCTGTTGAG GCGATCGGTCTGGAAAGTTGCGAATCTTTTCAAGAAGAAACAGTTTCAGATCAAGATGGACAATACCGATTACGTGGACTTCAG CCTGGCTGTATGTACAGAGTTCGAGTAAAGATCGGAGACAGCAATCCGCATATCGAGAGAGCTTCCCCGTCATTTATTGATATACAG gTGTCTTCAACAGACCTTCAGAATGTTAACATGATCGCCTTCCGTCACatcaatcaatttgaaattACAGGAAATGTGGATACGGACAGTAAATTCGTTTCATCTCTAAAG GTAACGCTGTCTCCAGAGAGTAATCCAGAGACTCCAGTATTCACGACTCCCGTGAGTGTGGCCAGTTACTTCCAGTTTCCGTCAGTACCTAATGATGGACAAGTGTACATCGTTCGTTTGGAGTCTTCCCTCTCATCACTTAACTATCAGTACATCCGACCTGAATCTACGGTCACTGCCACTGGAGTGCGGGCTCATGTTACGTTCAAGTTTGAACCACAG CCGCGTAAAGTTGAACCGGAACCAAGCCAAGGATCATTTCTGACGTTACCTTTGTTAGTGATTCTGATTGTGTTAGCTGTGAACCACAATAAG cTCATTCCTTTCATCCAGCAAGTACCTCAATTCATACAGGGAGTATCCGCCGACCAACTACAGGCTCAGTTCGAGGATCCTTACAGGAACAAGAAGAAACCAAAAGATACGCGACGAAGATAA
- the LOC131783538 gene encoding adenosine receptor A1-like gives MLNVLVIVAVKTKRPLRTKSNISLACLATTDFAVGLIVQPLNIIIFISIHIDGKTQTLTCTFIKVSNIIGQTCVTASLFHMFLISGERYLSIKHPFAYENGLVTEARIIMASGLAWMCALIIFNINTDFFKGLEVFLSVAAISAVVYFHIVIYKEVRRNARQIIANQVSLEEKEKLLKNRKAFNTTVVILLTLLLCYIPITPGTQHEVALAIKASVFFVWLVGISLMAYFYRMVYIETRKLKGGQISRVSVQVGTSIERKIGHTMLFVTVAVLVCIVPFVVVFMLAHFFPFLRSFRVFRWVEISLQLNSLVNPAIYFFRNNRYRNAALKFLRLRKPKKVGLTGRNTWGGGSASMSRRRHDFILSWRVGKFVDNECSRPPRRSQSFAEEKHRGRETPGVSKGTHLGRLHTIGMGEWRNT, from the exons ATGTTGAATGTTCTGGTAATAGTTGCCGTGAAAACAAAGCGACCTCTTCGCACAAAATCTAACATCTCGCTGGCTTGTTTGGCCACAACAGATTTTGCTGTAGGACTGATTGTTCAACCTTTGAAcataatcattttcatttcaatccACATCGATGGCAAGACACAAACCCTGACCTGCACTTTTATCAAGGTGAGCAACATTATTGGCCAGACATGTGTTACAGCATCGCtttttcatatgtttttaataaGCGGGGAACGTTATTTATCGATTAAACATCCCTTCGCGTACGAGAATGGCCTCGTAACTGAAGCTCGTATCATCATGGCATCCGGTTTAGCGTGGATGTGTGCACTGATTATCTTCAACATCAATACTGACTTCTTTAAAGGACTAGaggtttttctttccgttgcTGCCATCTCTGCAGTGGTGTATTTCCATATTGTCATTTACAAAGAAGTTCGTCGAAACGCACGGCAAATCATTGCCAACCAAGTTTCtttagaagaaaaggaaaagttactGAAGAATAGGAAAGCCTTTAACACGACTGTCGTAATACTTTTGACACTTTTACTTTGTTATATTCCGATAA CACCTGGTACTCAGCATGAAGTTGCCCTGGCCATTAAAGCCAGTGTTTTCTTCGTCTGGCTTGTGGGCATTTCTCTAATGGCGTATTTTTATCGCATGGTTTACATCGAAACGCGGAAACTGAAGGGAGGTCAGATCAGCCGAGTAAGTGTTCAAGTGGGAACAAGTATAGAGAGGAAAATTGGCCACACTATGCTCTTTGTGACAGTAGCTGTTCTTGTCTGCATTGTTCCCTTTGTAGTTGTTTTCATGTTAGCGCACTTTTTCCCATTTTTACGCAGTTTTAGGGTTTTCCGATGGGTGGAGATTTCCCTCCAGTTGAACTCTTTGGTGAATCCAGCGATctatttctttagaaacaacCGCTACAGGAATGCTgcattaaagtttttaagactCAGGAAGCCTAAAAAAGTCGGGTTAACAGGCAGGAACACTTGGGGTGGAGGGTCAGCAAGCATGTCGAGGCGGCGCCACGATTTCATTTTGTCCTGGCGTGTTGGAAAATTTGTGGACAATGAATGCAGCCGACCCCCAAGACGTTCACAGTCTTTCGCAGAAGAGAAACACAGGGGCAGGGAGACGCCCGGAGTGTCAAAAGGCACTCACTTAGGTAGGCTTCATACTATAGGAATGGGTGAATGGAGAAATACCTAG